The genomic interval AAATGTCGTGCTCACCCAGATCAATCTCGATGAAGCCGTATGGCTGTGTGAATCTACGAAGGTAAGTTACTGTTTTCTATGGTTCTGAACACTGAATTTCCAATTAGTTTATATCTGAAAgaatctatttttttactGATTTTGTTACCTGATGGAAGCATCTCcctatttcatcatttttccagTGTCCATGGCCATTTGGATATCAAGATTTCACCTTTGGATCTCGAAAAGTTGGAGAAACATGGTCCGCAGAATGGGGGATGCGTAAGCCATCGATAACAAAATCATCTGATCAGTCCCAAATTTCTCTGGCAGAACTTGGACTAGATACTCCACCTGTTACTCCAGGCAGCGGCAGTGAAGTGACCCATAAAGAGACAATTATTGGTGACAATACATGCTCTGCAACTAGTTTTACTTTAGGGACTGGTCATGTTGTCGATTCAATCGAAGGACATGTTCAATCGAGCAGTAATAGCAACAAGTCGAACAAATTCTTCATTAGTGACTGTGGAAGTCTCAACAGCAGGAGTTCAGtattaaaacgaaaaagagaaactgccactttgaaacaaaatagcaaatcaatcgatcaaagTTCCACAAGTTTAGAGTCACTCAATAACTTTAACAACGTACTTGTGAAAGTTGAAACTCCATTAACATTTAGTGGCAGTTTTAGTTTAAATGATGATTTCAATTCAGAAAGTTCTGACAAAAATCCCATAACTTTTCGAGAATTCAATGATGCATCTGAAATTTCTGAATCTCTGACTGATTCTATTTTTGACCCATCAAAATCTCTTGAAAATAATGTCCGTTCTGGACCaactaaaaatttcacatataCGGATGATTTGTTTATTAACAAGAGTCATGAGTCTTCAGTTAAGCATAAGACATTCCTGATTGATAATGCTGAGATTTCAATGGTAACAGACAATCCATCTCGTTCAGTTAGAGATCGTGTTAATATTGTAACTGAATCTAAAAGCGCTTCACCGTTCGTACCTGCTAATGAGACACAAAAGGCAAATAGTGCGGAAGTTtctgagaaaaagaagcagtATCCTACAGTTGTTAGTATTCAAAGAACTAAcatgaaattggtggaagttCATAAGTTGGAAGGCATTGAGTCTTTGAGTAAGTTGAATCGCGATAAATTTGTTCCTAATTCGAGTATCTGTCAGCAGAGAAAAACCACTTCTGGCAGATCAGCTGCACAGGAGACAAAGCAGGCAGTAGATTCATGTGAGATTCTAAATAGTGAAGACCTCACAAGAGTACCTAGTTCAATGGAAAATCACCAGGCTATACCTAGTGATAACAATTTCGTTCATGAGAAAAGTTATGGTATAAGAAATATAGAAACGAGAACTGTAGTAATAGATGGGTTGCCACCAATTAGTTTGTCCTATGAAATACCAAGTCTTGTACAAGGTTATACCACAGTTCCCTCAAACACGAGTAGAGAATTGATCCAGACAGATGAAAATGTAATGATTGATGCAAAGAGAGATCTAGTAGCAGGTGATCAGGTTGCCTCAATTAACATAAAGGTTGAACCAAGCAAGTGCGAAGAAGCCAAATGTTATCGACCAGCAACAGGTAGTCGGACTGCATTAGGAAACCTATCAATGAAAAAACCTCTCAAACGATCTGCCCTCAAGTCACCTAAATATCCAGGCTTTGATCTTAGTATTTTGAAGAAACATAAAGCTAACTCCCTCTGTAGCAAAGAAATCGCTAAAACTAGTCCTTTAGATGTACCATTACCT from Athalia rosae chromosome 6, iyAthRosa1.1, whole genome shotgun sequence carries:
- the LOC105688883 gene encoding uncharacterized protein LOC105688883; this translates as MLEFCPLCEKNGYKTNVVLTQINLDEAVWLCESTKCPWPFGYQDFTFGSRKVGETWSAEWGMRKPSITKSSDQSQISLAELGLDTPPVTPGSGSEVTHKETIIGDNTCSATSFTLGTGHVVDSIEGHVQSSSNSNKSNKFFISDCGSLNSRSSVLKRKRETATLKQNSKSIDQSSTSLESLNNFNNVLVKVETPLTFSGSFSLNDDFNSESSDKNPITFREFNDASEISESLTDSIFDPSKSLENNVRSGPTKNFTYTDDLFINKSHESSVKHKTFLIDNAEISMVTDNPSRSVRDRVNIVTESKSASPFVPANETQKANSAEVSEKKKQYPTVVSIQRTNMKLVEVHKLEGIESLSKLNRDKFVPNSSICQQRKTTSGRSAAQETKQAVDSCEILNSEDLTRVPSSMENHQAIPSDNNFVHEKSYGIRNIETRTVVIDGLPPISLSYEIPSLVQGYTTVPSNTSRELIQTDENVMIDAKRDLVAGDQVASINIKVEPSKCEEAKCYRPATGSRTALGNLSMKKPLKRSALKSPKYPGFDLSILKKHKANSLCSKEIAKTSPLDVPLPGNVSTSSDLTYSSCMTTSTNRCSNSFTFKSAPSIEDCGLRPTKLNSKSNTLTPENDQEFESNLNVDKILDDLILNESQDSSQKLEDDWLLSLFD